TGCGGCTGCCGAGCAACCCGGTGAAGGCCGCGGAGTTGATGGTGCGCGGCGTGCCGACGCGGCTCGACCTCGGGCGGATGGAGCGGCCCGATGGCGTGCACTATTTCGCGGTGGCGTGCGGGGCCGGCGTCGATGCGCGCGTGATGGTCGAGACCGAATCGGCGATGAAGCACAAGTGGGGGATGATGGCGTACGTCGCCACCACGTTGCGCATCATTCCGGAGATCCGGAGCGTCCCGTTCCTCGTCACCGTCGATGGGGTCGAGCAGCAACTCGACGCGGCGATGCTGATGGTGGCCAACTGCGGCGAAGTGATCCCCCCGCTCGTGAAGCTGGGCGCGGGGATCTCGCCCCACGACGGCTTGCTCGACCTGGTGGTCTTCCAGGCCAACAAGTTCGGGGGCTCGGTTCGGGCGGTGTGGGACCTCCTGCGCGACGCGGAGGGGACCTTCGGGAAGGATGTCTTCGTGGGGTATGCCCGCGGCAAGGAAATCTCGGTGCGGGCCCTGGATGGCGAGCAGCCGGTCCAGATGGATGGCGAGGGCGGCGGCGAGACCCCGTTCACGGCCACGGTGGTGCCGGGCGCGATCGCGGTCATGTTGCCAGCAGAATTGCGGGCGGGGTGATATTGTCAGTAGCAGGGCGGGGCCATCGATGATCGATCATCGATGATCGATCATCGGGTCCGCTCAGGTTCACCATGCCCGGAAGGCTCTGGATGCCCAACTCGATTCTGCTCATCGATGACGACCTCGCCATCCTCCGCTCGATCGGGGCCCTCTTCGAGCAGCGGGGATGGGACGTGTATCGTGAGCTGACCGGGGAGGCGGGGCTGGCGACATTTGCGCGCTCGCTCCCGGACGTCGTGCTCCTCGATCTGAACCTGCCGGGGATGGACGGGCTCGAGGTGCTGGAACAGTTGCGCGGGCGCGACACGGCGGTGGTGCTGCTCACCGGCGACAACGATGTGGCCGCCGCGGTGTCGGCGATGCGAAGCGGGGCCGAGAACTTTCTGGTGAAGCCGGCCGAGGCCGAGCACCTGCTCGCGACCTGCGAGCGGGCGGCCGAGAAGGGGCGACTGCGCCGGGTCAATCGGAGCCTGATCGGGCGCGGCGCGCCGGTCGAGGGCTTCGACGGACTCGGTGTGTCGCCGATGATGAAGGAGGTCGCACGGCAGCTCACGCTGCTCGCCCGGAGCGACGGCACGCCGGTGCTGATCCAGGGCGAACCCGGGACGGAGAAGGTGGAGATTGCCCGCCTGCTCCACGACGCGTCGCCTCGCGCCACGGCGCCCTTCATCGAACTCGCCGATGGTGCTGGTGATCCGGAGTGGCTCGAGACGCTGTTGGTGGGGCGGGAGGGCGGCGACCCGACGTCGGGCGCCGGCGAGCGGCGTCAGGGCATGCTCGAGATCGCTGATGGCGGCACGCTCTTCCTGACGGAAGTCGGTGACCTGCCGGGGCCGCTGCAGGCGACGCTGGTCGGGGTCCTCGAGCAGCACGCCTTCCGCCGGGTCGGGGGTTCCCGCGAAATTCCGGTGGACGTTCGGGTGGTGGCGGCCACCGCGCACTCCGCGTCGGCGCTCCTGAGCTCCGGCCGCCTGCGCGAAGATCTCTACTATCGGTTGAACGTGATGCCGTTGGTGGTGCCGCCGCTTCGCGAGCGCACCCGGGAGGATCTGCTCGGGTTGATTCGTCGGGATCTCCGCGACCTCAGTCGCGCCGCTCCCGGGTCGCCGACGCGGCTGACCGACGACGCGCTGGATCGGCTGCTGGGGTACGGCTGGCCGGGCAACGCGCAGGAGCTGCGCAACGTCATCGAGCGCGCGATGCTGCTCGCGCGCGGTGTCGAGGCCATAGGCGCCGAGCACCTGCCCGGGGAGTTCCGGGCCAAGGGAGGACCGTTCGATCGGCGGCACAATCCGCTGACGATGGAGGAGGTGGAACGGATGCACATCGATCGCACGCTCAAGCACCACGGCGGAAACCGCACGCGCGCGGCCGCCGAACTCGGCATCTCTCGCGCCACGCTGATCGCCAAGATCAAGCGGTACGCGATCCCGCATTGATGGCCACCACGCAGCCTCGGCCCGCCCTGCGCGAGCGGGATGCGATGCTCTGCCGCGCCTGCGGCCGCGAAGAGCGCGCCTCCGAAGGCTACCCGTGCGAGTCCTGCGGCACCTTCGTCTGCCTGGTCTGCACCATTCGCGGCGTAACGCTGTGTCGCGAGTGCGTGGCGAAGGCGAAGGCCTCGTGAACGCGCTGCTCGCCACGGCCGCGGTGGTGCCGGTGCTCGCAACCCACTCACTCGCCGCAGAACAGGTGACCCAGCTCGTCCTCGGTGAGGGCGCGGAAGTGGTCGACCATCATGGCGCGATGCTGCGCATCCGGACCATCCTCGACGATTACGCGGGATGGGTGCACGAGGGCTATGTCCGCCGGCTGCATCTCGGCGACGTCGAGGCATGGCTCTCCACAGCGGCATGGTCCGAGGGGGCACTGCTCCGCGACAGCACCGGGATGGCGATCCGGGCGCCGCATCGCGCCCGGCTGCTGCTGGAGGGGAGCTCGCGCACCCGGCTCCCCGACGGCGACGTGGCCGAGATCCTCGGTGGCTCGGTGCGCCCGTACGGTGACGTGATCCTCGGCAGCCTCGCGCAGGCGCCGTCGACCTGGGCGTGGCGCGAATTTGCCGGTGCGCCGTACCTCTGGGGCGGCGTGACCGCCTCGGGCATCGATTGCTCCGGCCTGGTGCAGACGACCTTTCTCGCGCGCGGCGTGCCGCTCCCGCGAGACGCCCGGCAACAGGTCGACATGGGGCAGCGGATCGAACTCGACGATCGCCGTCCCGACGACCTGCTCTTCTTTCGGGGGGCGGACAGCGATGGCATCACCCACGTCGCCATCCAGGCAGGCGACGACGGCATCGTGCACAGCACGGTGGCGACCGGTCGCGTCACACGCGAAGCGTGCACCGAGGGGAGCCGCGCGGCGCCGCTCCTGGAACGGCTCGTTGCCGTGCGTCGCCTGACCTGATGCGCCGCCTGGTCCTCTTCGACATCGACGGCACCTTGCTGTTGAGTGCCTCGGCCGGTCGGCATGCCATTCAGGCCGCCTTTGCCGAGGAATTCGCCGACCTCTCCTTTTTCGAGTCGGTTCGCTTCGACGGAAAGACCGATCCGCAGATCGTCGGGGAGCTGTACGCGGCCGCCGGCGCGCCGGAGCGGGCCACGCCCGAGCGCACGCTCGAGATCCTCGATCGCTACGTGAGCCACCTCGAGCGAGAGGTGTCGCTGCGCGCCGATCGGGTGCAGCCGCTTCCCGGGATCGTTCCGCTGCTCGATGCCTTGGCCGAGCGTCCGGCGGCCGTCGTCGGACTGCTGACGGGCAACATCGTGCGCGGCGCAGCGCTGAAGCTCGGCGCAGCGGGGCTGGCGCTCGAACGCTTCACGCTCGGCGCCTACGGCTCCGACAGCGGACATCGCCCCGACTTGCCACCGATCGCCGCAGAACGGGCGGCGGCCCACTTTGGCCGAGTGCCGTCCGGCGCCGAGGTCGTGATCCTCGGCGACACGCCGGCTGATGTCACCTGCGGCAATTCGATCGGGGCACGGGCCATCGGTGTCGCGACCGGAGCGTATTCGCGCGAGGAGTTGCTCGCGGCCGGGGCGTACGCCGCGTTCGACACCCTGGCCGACACCGAGGCGGTGTTGCAGGCCATCTTCTGACGGCGCCCCTTTCGGCGGACCTCGGTCGACTGGCACTTCCCGCCGCGGCGGCCCCTTTCGACGGCGTGCGGTTGGCTCTGCTCGATCGGCTGGTGAGCGTGGCCGCGGCCGAGCGCCTCGACCATGCGGCGTGGGAAGCGGCCTTCGCCGAGGCGGCCGGGGCCCTCCGCGATCGGGTGATGGCCCAGGCGGCGGAACTGGTTGAAGGCGCGGCGCGCGAGGCGCGCCTCCCTGCCGCTCGACTGCGCGCACAGTTGCCCGACGCGGAGCGTGGTGAGGCGCTCCTGAATCGGCTGCTGGCGTGCGCCATGCCGCTGGAGCGGCTCGCGGGCGAGGGCAGCGGCCTGCTGAGTCGTCGTGCCCGCGGGGCGGCCCTGGAGGCCGCCTGGGAGGCTGCGGTGGCGGTCGCCGTGAGTGAGCTCCGCAGCTGGCGCCAGCGGGCTGCCGTGGTCGCGGCATGGCGTCGCCCGCTCGCCCGGGTGGTGGCATCGGTCGGCGGGCTCGCGGTCGTGTTGACCGTCGTCTCTGCCTGGTTGGGCGGCCAGCTCACCCCCCCGGAATGGTTCAGGCCAGTCCATGCCGCCTTCTGGAGTCTGCCATGGCCGTGATCGGGCTGGGCCTCGACGTCGTCGAATTGCCCCGGGCCCGGGCGCTGCTCGCGCGGCACGGCGAACGCATTCTGGCGCGCACGTTGACCGCTGAGGAGCGTCGCTACCTCGACAGCCTCGGTGACCCCGCCCCCGCCTTCGCCGCCCGTCTGGCGGCCAAGGAGGCGGTCTACAAGGCGCTCCAGGTCCTCCCCGGCGCCCGCGCGGTGGGCTGGCGCGAAATCGGCGTGCGCCGCCTTCCCGACGGACGGCCCGAGGCCGTGCTGACCGGCCGCGCCGCGGACCTGATCGCCCCGCATCAGGTCACCGTGCACCTCTCCCTCAGTCATAGCCGCGACGTCGCGGCGGCGGTCGCGATCCTCGAGGGATGATCGATCGTCGATGATCGATCATCGATCATCGATGGTTGTCCCTTCCCATTCCGACTGCCGCACTCTACTTTCTTGCGTCTCCTTCAAAGCGTTTGAGAATGAATCTCATCTATGCGGTCCTCCTGTTGGCTTCTCCGACGGCTCCGGCCACCGACTCTGCGGTCGTCGCCCGGCGTGTGGCCGCGTCGGCCCAGTTGGCGGCCCAGGAGTACCGGATCGGGGTTGTGGGCGGGAAGATCGTGGCGGCGGCAGAGGTCGAGGAGGCTCGGCTCTTCCTGAACGAAGCGATCCGCTCCGCGAAGCTGCTCCCCGCCATCGCCGCCGGACCGACCGTCGCTGGCCTCGAGCGGGCCCTGGGCTTCGTCGAGCGGACCGGCGCACCGGACTCCGTCGACCTTGCCGTCCGGCAGCTGACCGACGCGCTTGCCAGCAGCCTGCAGGTGGTGCTGGTCGAGATGCCGGAACGGACACCGTCGTTGGCGCGAGGCCGCGAGTTGTTTCAGCGCGAGTGTACGGCGTGCCACGGCGAGTTGGGCAAGGGCGACGGGGCCGCGGGCCGGGCGCTCAAGCCGCCGCCGCCGAGTCTGGCGGACCCCGCGGGCCTGATGGCCGCCACACCACTGAGCTACTACCAGCGCATCACGATGGGCGTCAACGGCACGGCGATGCCGGCCTTCGAGAGCCGCCTCCCGCTCGAGGATCGCTGGGCGCTGGCCGCCTACGCGTCGACGCTCCGCCAGGCCGCGCCGAGCGGCGTCGTGCCGGAACGGATGCAGACGTTCGCCGCCGTTGCGAAGCTGACCGACAGCGAGATTCTCGCGGCGCTCGGCGCTGGCGCCACACGCGGGGAACTCGCGGCCGTCCGGACCTTCCAGACGACCGACGACGAGACGGCGGTGATCGCCGGCGTCTTCGCGACGGTGCGGGGCAAGGTGTCGGAGTCCACCACCCTCGCAGGTCAGGGTCGTCACACCGAGGCCGTGGCCGCGGCGTTCGATGCCTACCTCGCCTTCGAGAAGGTCGAGCGGGCGGTTCGCACTCGCGAGCCCGCACTCGCCACCCGGCTCGAGACGTCGTTCGCCACGTTGCGCGCCCGCGCCGGCGGCGGGGCCACCGTGGCGGAACTCGATGGTCTCGCACGCAGTCTCGCCGCCGAGCTGGAGCAGGCGGAACGCACCGTGAGCGACCAGGTCTCGCCGACCAACCTCTTTGTGCAGTCGTTGATGATCATGCTGCGCGAAGGGCTCGAGGCGATCCTGATCATCGGGGCGCTGATGGCCTTCCTGACACGCGTCGGGGCGGGGCATCGTCGCCGCGACATTCACATCGGCGTCGGCGCCGCGGTGGCCCTCTCGCTGCTCACGGCCGTGCTCCTCGAGACGGTGTTCGCACTTTCGCCGAGCAACCAGGAGACGATGGAAGGCTTCACGATGGTCGCGGCGGTCGGTGTGCTCTTCTACGTGAGCTACTGGCTGTTGTCGAAGATGGAACTGCAGAAGTGGAACGCCTTCGTCAAGGACAAGATGCAGGAGGCCGTCTCGGGCGGTTCCGTCTTCGCGCTCGCCTCGGCGGCGTTCCTGGCGGTCTATCGTGAAGGCTTCGAGACGGTGCTCTTCTACAAGGCGCTCTTCCTCTCCGGCGGGACCGGCTCGTTCGCGCCGGTGGTGCTGGGCATCGGTGTCGGCAGCGTCGTGCTGGCGATCGTGTACGTCGCGATCAATCGGTACGGCGTGCGGCTCCCGCTGAAGCCCTTCTTCGCGGTGACGTCGGCGTTCCTCTACTACACCGCGTTCGTCTTTGCCGGCAAGGCCGTTGCCGAGTTGCAGGCCGGCGACACGCTCCCGACCACCATGCTGATCGGCTGGCCGCGGTTGCCGGCGCTTGGGATCTACCCGACGGTGGAATCGATGCTGGCGCAGGGCGCGCTGGCACTGCTCGCCGTCGTCGCGCTCGGCTGGGTGTTCCTGGTACAGCGCCCGCGCGATGCCAGGCGCTACGCTGCGGCCGCCGAGGCACCGCCCGAGCCGCAGCCC
The Gemmatimonadota bacterium DNA segment above includes these coding regions:
- a CDS encoding HAD hydrolase-like protein; this translates as MRRLVLFDIDGTLLLSASAGRHAIQAAFAEEFADLSFFESVRFDGKTDPQIVGELYAAAGAPERATPERTLEILDRYVSHLEREVSLRADRVQPLPGIVPLLDALAERPAAVVGLLTGNIVRGAALKLGAAGLALERFTLGAYGSDSGHRPDLPPIAAERAAAHFGRVPSGAEVVILGDTPADVTCGNSIGARAIGVATGAYSREELLAAGAYAAFDTLADTEAVLQAIF
- a CDS encoding C40 family peptidase, whose protein sequence is MNALLATAAVVPVLATHSLAAEQVTQLVLGEGAEVVDHHGAMLRIRTILDDYAGWVHEGYVRRLHLGDVEAWLSTAAWSEGALLRDSTGMAIRAPHRARLLLEGSSRTRLPDGDVAEILGGSVRPYGDVILGSLAQAPSTWAWREFAGAPYLWGGVTASGIDCSGLVQTTFLARGVPLPRDARQQVDMGQRIELDDRRPDDLLFFRGADSDGITHVAIQAGDDGIVHSTVATGRVTREACTEGSRAAPLLERLVAVRRLT
- a CDS encoding diacylglycerol kinase family lipid kinase, with product MTTSILIANPNAARTAAATVRLIEKVMTGAGWSVEVLATGGPGDARRLAEYGVAQGVDVVAVFGGDGTTMQAAAALVGTDVALGLLPGGTGNLLAGNLRLPSNPVKAAELMVRGVPTRLDLGRMERPDGVHYFAVACGAGVDARVMVETESAMKHKWGMMAYVATTLRIIPEIRSVPFLVTVDGVEQQLDAAMLMVANCGEVIPPLVKLGAGISPHDGLLDLVVFQANKFGGSVRAVWDLLRDAEGTFGKDVFVGYARGKEISVRALDGEQPVQMDGEGGGETPFTATVVPGAIAVMLPAELRAG
- a CDS encoding sigma-54-dependent Fis family transcriptional regulator, with amino-acid sequence MPNSILLIDDDLAILRSIGALFEQRGWDVYRELTGEAGLATFARSLPDVVLLDLNLPGMDGLEVLEQLRGRDTAVVLLTGDNDVAAAVSAMRSGAENFLVKPAEAEHLLATCERAAEKGRLRRVNRSLIGRGAPVEGFDGLGVSPMMKEVARQLTLLARSDGTPVLIQGEPGTEKVEIARLLHDASPRATAPFIELADGAGDPEWLETLLVGREGGDPTSGAGERRQGMLEIADGGTLFLTEVGDLPGPLQATLVGVLEQHAFRRVGGSREIPVDVRVVAATAHSASALLSSGRLREDLYYRLNVMPLVVPPLRERTREDLLGLIRRDLRDLSRAAPGSPTRLTDDALDRLLGYGWPGNAQELRNVIERAMLLARGVEAIGAEHLPGEFRAKGGPFDRRHNPLTMEEVERMHIDRTLKHHGGNRTRAAAELGISRATLIAKIKRYAIPH
- a CDS encoding FTR1 family protein, with the translated sequence MNLIYAVLLLASPTAPATDSAVVARRVAASAQLAAQEYRIGVVGGKIVAAAEVEEARLFLNEAIRSAKLLPAIAAGPTVAGLERALGFVERTGAPDSVDLAVRQLTDALASSLQVVLVEMPERTPSLARGRELFQRECTACHGELGKGDGAAGRALKPPPPSLADPAGLMAATPLSYYQRITMGVNGTAMPAFESRLPLEDRWALAAYASTLRQAAPSGVVPERMQTFAAVAKLTDSEILAALGAGATRGELAAVRTFQTTDDETAVIAGVFATVRGKVSESTTLAGQGRHTEAVAAAFDAYLAFEKVERAVRTREPALATRLETSFATLRARAGGGATVAELDGLARSLAAELEQAERTVSDQVSPTNLFVQSLMIMLREGLEAILIIGALMAFLTRVGAGHRRRDIHIGVGAAVALSLLTAVLLETVFALSPSNQETMEGFTMVAAVGVLFYVSYWLLSKMELQKWNAFVKDKMQEAVSGGSVFALASAAFLAVYREGFETVLFYKALFLSGGTGSFAPVVLGIGVGSVVLAIVYVAINRYGVRLPLKPFFAVTSAFLYYTAFVFAGKAVAELQAGDTLPTTMLIGWPRLPALGIYPTVESMLAQGALALLAVVALGWVFLVQRPRDARRYAAAAEAPPEPQPDPMRGSVADGPGVEKAVLRSLERMEGDLAAIRGEVERLKQTVVDAAVEKS
- the acpS gene encoding holo-ACP synthase, which encodes MAVIGLGLDVVELPRARALLARHGERILARTLTAEERRYLDSLGDPAPAFAARLAAKEAVYKALQVLPGARAVGWREIGVRRLPDGRPEAVLTGRAADLIAPHQVTVHLSLSHSRDVAAAVAILEG